A genomic window from Caldicellulosiruptor kronotskyensis 2002 includes:
- the purC gene encoding phosphoribosylaminoimidazolesuccinocarboxamide synthase: MSYIITKLLYEGKAKKVYETDNPNVVVIEYKDDATAFDGTKRGIINNKGVVNNLVSNHFFKILESNNIPTHFIEQIDERKTAVKRVQIIPVEVIVRNIAAGSLSKRLGLEEGSILKRPILEFCYKNDELHDPQVNQYHILALELATEEEISKIEEYSFKVNDVLRNYLKQVNIDLIDFKLEFGRYRGDVILADEISPDTCRFWDTTTKEKLDKDRFRRDLGNVEEAYMEILRRLGLDKK, from the coding sequence ATGAGTTATATCATCACAAAACTTTTATATGAAGGCAAAGCAAAAAAGGTTTATGAAACTGACAATCCTAATGTTGTTGTGATTGAATACAAAGACGATGCAACGGCTTTTGACGGCACAAAAAGAGGTATAATTAATAATAAAGGAGTTGTTAACAACTTAGTATCAAACCATTTCTTCAAAATATTAGAGTCCAACAACATTCCCACACATTTTATTGAACAGATTGATGAAAGAAAGACAGCTGTTAAAAGGGTGCAAATAATACCAGTTGAGGTTATCGTGAGAAATATAGCTGCAGGTTCATTGTCCAAAAGACTTGGACTTGAAGAAGGATCAATTTTGAAAAGGCCCATCTTAGAATTCTGCTATAAAAATGATGAACTTCACGACCCACAGGTAAATCAATACCATATCTTAGCTTTGGAACTTGCAACCGAAGAAGAAATTAGTAAGATTGAAGAGTATTCTTTTAAAGTTAATGATGTGCTTAGAAATTATTTAAAACAAGTTAACATTGACCTCATCGACTTCAAACTTGAATTTGGTAGGTACAGGGGAGATGTAATCTTAGCTGATGAGATTTCTCCAGACACCTGTAGGTTCTGGGATACTACAACTAAGGAAAAACTGGATAAGGACAGATTTAGAAGAGACCTTGGAAACGTGGAAGAGGCATATATGGAAATATTAAGAAGACTTGGCTTGGATAAAAAGTAA
- the purS gene encoding phosphoribosylformylglycinamidine synthase subunit PurS encodes MLKAEIFVYLKKSISDPPGIAVLNSLKSLGFNNVEKVRMGKYIVVYLNENDIEKAKELVKLMCEKLLCNPVMEEYKFNISEE; translated from the coding sequence ATGCTCAAGGCAGAAATCTTTGTATATTTAAAAAAATCAATTTCAGACCCACCAGGCATTGCTGTGTTAAATTCTTTAAAGAGCCTGGGATTTAACAACGTAGAAAAAGTCAGAATGGGAAAATATATTGTGGTATATTTGAACGAAAATGATATTGAAAAAGCAAAAGAATTGGTAAAACTCATGTGTGAAAAGCTTTTATGCAACCCTGTTATGGAAGAGTACAAGTTTAATATTTCGGAGGAGTAA
- the purQ gene encoding phosphoribosylformylglycinamidine synthase subunit PurQ: MKFGVVVFPGSNCDSDCFHVIKDVINEDVEYIWHDSDEKLKGFDCIILPGGFSYGDYLRAGAIARFSRVMPRIEEFAQNGGLVIGICNGFQILTESHLLPGALIRNKNLKFICSDQYVKVVNNNTPFTNLYKEGEVINLPIAHGEGNYVVDEETLKQMIQNQQIVLQYCDKYGNVNDETNPNGSILNIAGICNKEKNVFGLMPHPERSSEKILGCEDGKRVFLSIVNYLKSR; the protein is encoded by the coding sequence ATGAAGTTTGGTGTTGTAGTTTTTCCGGGTTCTAACTGTGATAGTGATTGTTTTCATGTAATTAAAGATGTAATAAATGAGGATGTAGAGTATATCTGGCACGACAGTGATGAAAAATTAAAGGGGTTTGATTGTATAATCTTGCCTGGAGGATTTTCGTACGGAGATTACTTAAGAGCAGGGGCTATAGCAAGGTTTTCAAGAGTAATGCCAAGAATAGAAGAATTTGCTCAAAACGGAGGGCTTGTGATAGGTATATGTAATGGGTTTCAGATCCTTACTGAGAGTCATCTTTTGCCAGGCGCGCTGATAAGAAACAAAAATCTTAAGTTTATTTGCAGTGACCAGTACGTAAAGGTAGTAAATAACAACACTCCTTTTACCAATCTCTACAAAGAGGGGGAAGTAATAAACCTGCCTATTGCCCATGGTGAGGGTAACTATGTTGTAGATGAAGAAACATTAAAACAAATGATTCAAAATCAGCAGATTGTGCTGCAGTATTGTGACAAATATGGCAATGTCAATGATGAAACAAATCCCAATGGTTCTATTCTAAATATAGCAGGTATATGTAACAAGGAAAAAAATGTTTTTGGACTGATGCCTCATCCTGAAAGAAGCAGCGAGAAAATCCTTGGTTGTGAAGATGGTAAAAGAGTATTTTTAAGCATTGTCAATTATTTAAAGTCGAGGTGA
- the purL gene encoding phosphoribosylformylglycinamidine synthase subunit PurL: MKKHLYEEVGLTYDEYKMIVKILGREPNELELNLFGVMWSEHCGYKNSKAFLKNLPTKGEHILQGPGENAGIVDIGDGYAVCFKVESHNHPSAVEPYEGAATGVGGIIRDIFTMGARPIALLDSLKFGSLSDSRTKYLFEGVVAGIAGYGNCVGIPTVGGETTFDPVYKNNILVNVMCVGIMKKDKIFKGIAQGVGNSVFYVGHTTGRDGMGGATFASTDLTAESEEKRSAVQVGDPFMEKLLLEACLELFQTDAVVGIQDMGAAGLTSSTCETAARAGTGIEIDVALVPKREEGMNPIEVMLSESQERMLVIVKKEKEEEVYKIFEKWGLHAVKIGKVTDDGMLRVLENGKVIAEVPAKALAHAPAYVREIKEPAIIKEAENFDIYLIPQPNDLNEAICKMISNPNLASKEYIYRQYDHMVRTDTVIRPGHDASLLRIKGTKKGIAVTIDSNGRYCYLNPYEGVQLVLAESYRNIVAVGAKPLAITDGLNFGNPHYPEIYYQFVKTIEGMKVACEYFETPVTGGNVSFYNQSEEGAIYPTPVIGMIGIIDDIEKAVDISFKNEGDLIAVVGKTSDDIGASEYLSFYHGIVSGRVPKLDLKLHKRVCDKVLECIKEGLFNSVHDISDGGFAIALIESAIRGSKGAELQIKTKLREDFYLFSETPGRFVVTFKEGNLREIQDILEDIEFTVVGRVTDEYIINGKINDKDIHLDLKEIERIYQEAIPCALKS; encoded by the coding sequence TTGAAAAAACATCTTTATGAAGAAGTGGGTCTGACATACGATGAGTATAAAATGATTGTAAAAATTCTGGGGCGAGAACCAAACGAGCTTGAGCTTAATCTTTTTGGGGTTATGTGGTCTGAGCATTGTGGGTATAAAAACTCAAAAGCATTTTTAAAGAATCTTCCTACAAAAGGTGAACATATCCTTCAAGGTCCAGGGGAAAATGCAGGGATTGTTGACATTGGTGATGGATATGCAGTGTGTTTTAAAGTAGAAAGTCACAATCACCCATCAGCAGTGGAACCGTATGAGGGTGCAGCAACAGGGGTTGGAGGAATAATACGAGATATATTTACAATGGGAGCAAGACCAATAGCTCTTTTGGATTCGCTCAAGTTTGGCAGTCTCAGTGATAGTAGAACAAAATACTTGTTTGAAGGTGTTGTAGCTGGTATTGCAGGATATGGCAACTGTGTGGGTATTCCCACTGTAGGTGGTGAGACTACGTTTGACCCTGTTTACAAAAACAATATCTTGGTCAATGTCATGTGTGTAGGTATTATGAAGAAAGATAAAATTTTCAAAGGGATTGCCCAGGGAGTAGGCAACTCTGTATTTTACGTTGGTCATACTACAGGCAGAGATGGAATGGGTGGGGCTACATTTGCTTCAACAGATCTTACAGCTGAATCAGAGGAGAAAAGGTCTGCTGTGCAGGTTGGAGACCCATTTATGGAAAAACTTCTTTTAGAAGCATGTTTAGAGCTTTTTCAAACAGATGCAGTTGTTGGTATTCAGGACATGGGTGCAGCTGGACTTACTTCTTCAACATGTGAAACAGCTGCAAGAGCAGGAACAGGCATTGAGATAGATGTAGCACTTGTTCCAAAAAGAGAAGAGGGTATGAACCCAATTGAGGTTATGCTTTCAGAGTCACAGGAGAGAATGCTTGTCATTGTTAAAAAAGAAAAGGAAGAAGAGGTATATAAAATATTTGAAAAATGGGGGCTTCATGCCGTAAAAATTGGAAAAGTTACAGATGATGGTATGCTAAGGGTTCTTGAAAATGGGAAGGTAATTGCAGAGGTTCCTGCAAAGGCACTTGCTCATGCGCCTGCTTATGTCAGAGAGATAAAAGAGCCAGCGATAATAAAAGAGGCTGAAAATTTTGATATATATTTAATTCCACAACCTAATGATTTAAACGAGGCAATCTGCAAGATGATTTCAAATCCTAACCTTGCAAGCAAAGAATATATATATCGACAATATGACCATATGGTCAGAACAGATACTGTCATAAGACCAGGTCATGATGCAAGTCTTTTGAGAATAAAAGGAACCAAAAAAGGTATTGCTGTCACAATAGATAGTAACGGCAGATACTGTTATTTAAATCCATATGAGGGAGTTCAGCTTGTGTTGGCAGAAAGTTATAGAAATATTGTAGCTGTGGGAGCAAAACCGCTTGCAATCACAGATGGACTTAACTTTGGAAATCCGCACTATCCGGAAATTTACTACCAGTTTGTCAAGACAATTGAAGGAATGAAAGTTGCATGCGAGTATTTCGAAACTCCTGTAACTGGCGGAAATGTATCATTCTATAACCAGTCAGAAGAAGGAGCTATTTACCCTACGCCTGTAATTGGAATGATAGGTATAATTGATGACATTGAAAAAGCTGTTGATATTTCATTTAAAAATGAAGGTGATTTGATAGCAGTTGTTGGTAAAACCTCAGATGATATAGGCGCAAGCGAATATTTAAGTTTTTATCATGGAATAGTTTCTGGTAGGGTGCCAAAACTCGATTTGAAGCTTCATAAAAGAGTATGTGATAAGGTCTTAGAATGTATCAAGGAAGGTCTTTTCAACTCTGTTCATGATATTTCAGACGGAGGTTTTGCAATTGCTCTTATAGAAAGTGCAATAAGAGGTTCAAAGGGTGCCGAATTACAAATAAAAACAAAGCTAAGAGAAGATTTTTATCTTTTCAGCGAAACACCGGGAAGGTTTGTGGTTACATTTAAAGAAGGTAATTTAAGAGAAATACAGGACATATTAGAAGATATTGAGTTTACTGTGGTAGGAAGAGTAACAGATGAGTATATAATAAATGGTAAAATAAATGATAAAGATATTCATTTGGACCTAAAAGAGATTGAGAGGATATATCAGGAGGCAATACCATGTGCTTTAAAGAGTTAG
- the purF gene encoding amidophosphoribosyltransferase: MCFKELEESFKDHCGIFGIYCPDGKLDVAKITYFGLYALQHRGQESSGIAVNDSGNIIYHKDSGLVNEVFNEVVLNHLKGYSAIGHVRYSTTGKSDRENAQPLVIKYRKGHMALAHNGNLVNAHIIREKLEQEGAIFQTTIDSEVIASLISRNRIKSENIEEAILKTMNEIKGAYSLLILTPNKLIAVRDPYGLRPLVMGKINNSICFASETCALDTIGAEYIRDVEPGEIISVSRNGVKSIKYENGTKHLCVFEFIYFARADSYLEGISVYEIRKRLGKQLCKESYVDCDIVIGVPDSGTTAAIGFAEEAGIPFSEGFIKNRYIGRTFIKPEQTQREIAVKIKLNVLKNNVAGKRVVLIDDSIVRGTTSRKIIKMLRDAGASEVHLRISSPPVVFPCYYGIDTPDRKELIAANYSTEEIARILGADSLEYLSLNGLNEVFNGEIHQFCTACFSGEYVTEIPENFNKYILEEGV, translated from the coding sequence ATGTGCTTTAAAGAGTTAGAGGAAAGTTTTAAAGACCATTGTGGAATATTTGGCATATATTGCCCGGATGGTAAACTTGATGTTGCAAAGATTACTTATTTTGGACTTTACGCTCTTCAACACAGAGGCCAGGAAAGCAGCGGTATTGCAGTAAATGACTCGGGGAATATTATCTATCACAAGGATAGTGGTCTTGTCAATGAAGTATTCAATGAGGTTGTGCTCAATCATCTCAAAGGATATTCTGCAATTGGTCACGTGAGGTATTCCACAACAGGCAAAAGTGACAGGGAAAATGCTCAGCCACTTGTTATAAAATACAGAAAAGGTCATATGGCTCTTGCACACAATGGCAATCTCGTCAATGCACATATAATAAGAGAGAAACTTGAGCAGGAAGGCGCAATCTTTCAGACAACTATTGATTCTGAAGTTATTGCAAGTTTGATTTCACGTAACAGGATAAAATCCGAAAATATAGAAGAAGCTATTTTAAAAACTATGAATGAAATAAAAGGGGCGTATTCTCTTTTGATTCTAACACCCAACAAACTTATTGCAGTAAGAGACCCTTATGGTCTAAGGCCACTTGTAATGGGAAAGATAAACAATAGTATTTGCTTTGCGTCAGAAACATGTGCTCTGGACACTATTGGAGCAGAATATATACGAGATGTCGAACCAGGAGAGATAATTTCGGTAAGTAGAAATGGTGTTAAGAGTATAAAATATGAAAATGGTACTAAACACTTATGTGTATTTGAATTTATCTATTTTGCAAGGGCTGATTCATACTTGGAAGGAATAAGTGTTTATGAAATAAGAAAAAGACTTGGAAAACAACTTTGCAAAGAGTCTTATGTTGACTGTGACATTGTAATTGGTGTACCAGATTCTGGGACAACTGCTGCTATTGGTTTTGCTGAAGAAGCTGGCATTCCGTTTTCAGAAGGTTTTATAAAGAATAGATATATAGGAAGAACATTTATAAAACCCGAGCAGACACAAAGAGAAATAGCGGTGAAAATAAAGCTCAATGTTTTAAAAAACAATGTGGCAGGCAAAAGAGTGGTTTTAATTGATGATTCTATCGTCAGGGGAACAACATCGCGAAAGATTATAAAAATGCTGCGGGATGCAGGGGCATCAGAGGTTCATCTGAGGATAAGTTCTCCTCCAGTTGTTTTTCCTTGTTACTACGGTATTGATACACCTGACAGGAAAGAACTAATTGCAGCAAACTACTCAACTGAGGAGATAGCAAGGATTTTAGGCGCTGACTCATTAGAGTACCTGAGCTTAAATGGGTTGAATGAGGTGTTTAATGGGGAAATCCATCAATTTTGTACAGCATGTTTTAGCGGAGAGTATGTAACAGAAATACCAGAGAATTTTAATAAATATATTCTTGAAGAGGGTGTTTGA
- the purM gene encoding phosphoribosylformylglycinamidine cyclo-ligase has translation MTTYKDAGVNIEEGYKAVNLIKSLARETFDSNVITDIGSFGSMYLLNIGNSEYILVSGTDGVGTKLKIAFYLDKHDNVGIDCVAMCVNDILCHGAKPLFFLDYIACGKLNSSKVANIVKGIAEGCKMAGCSLVGGETAEMPGFYKEDEYDLAGFVVGIVERQKAVCGKDVNTGDVLIGLASSGVHSNGYSLVRKVFGIDDNPKVLEKIYEEIGLSLGEELLKPTRIYVKPVLKVLEKVNVKGIAHITGGGFFENIPRAFPKGYSAIIEKGSWEVPAIFRLIQEYGKVEEREMFSTFNMGIGMILIVSKEGVDLTLKILAQEKVNAWVIGAIQKGEDGVVLK, from the coding sequence ATGACCACATATAAAGATGCAGGAGTAAATATTGAAGAAGGTTACAAAGCGGTGAACTTGATTAAAAGTTTAGCGAGAGAAACTTTTGATTCAAATGTTATTACTGACATAGGTAGTTTTGGGAGTATGTATCTTTTGAATATTGGAAATTCTGAATATATTTTGGTTTCTGGCACAGATGGAGTTGGTACTAAACTGAAGATTGCGTTTTACCTTGATAAGCATGACAATGTTGGAATTGACTGTGTTGCCATGTGTGTCAATGACATTTTGTGTCACGGTGCAAAACCACTTTTCTTCTTAGACTATATTGCATGTGGTAAACTAAACAGTAGCAAGGTTGCAAACATCGTGAAAGGCATTGCTGAAGGTTGCAAAATGGCAGGATGCTCGCTTGTTGGCGGAGAGACTGCTGAGATGCCAGGATTTTATAAAGAAGATGAGTATGATTTGGCAGGGTTTGTTGTTGGAATTGTTGAAAGACAAAAAGCGGTGTGTGGCAAGGATGTAAACACAGGAGATGTATTAATTGGACTTGCTTCAAGTGGTGTTCACAGCAACGGTTATTCACTTGTGAGAAAAGTTTTTGGGATAGATGATAATCCAAAAGTGCTTGAAAAAATATATGAAGAGATTGGATTGTCCCTTGGGGAAGAGCTATTGAAGCCTACAAGGATATATGTAAAACCTGTTTTGAAAGTGCTTGAAAAAGTAAATGTTAAAGGAATAGCTCATATAACAGGCGGTGGATTTTTTGAAAATATACCTCGTGCTTTTCCGAAAGGTTACTCTGCCATCATCGAAAAAGGTAGTTGGGAAGTTCCTGCTATATTTAGGTTGATTCAGGAATATGGAAAAGTAGAAGAAAGAGAGATGTTTTCAACATTTAACATGGGAATAGGTATGATTCTGATAGTTTCTAAAGAAGGTGTGGATTTGACATTGAAGATTTTAGCACAAGAGAAAGTAAATGCATGGGTAATAGGTGCAATTCAAAAAGGTGAAGACGGAGTTGTTTTAAAATGA
- the purN gene encoding phosphoribosylglycinamide formyltransferase has translation MKKLAVFVSGSGSNLQAIIDQIKIGEIPATISCVISNKKDAYALERARKNGIQAIYISRRDFPSSLEYEKYLVKLLKCQKIDYVILAGFLYIFSEYFVEEFKNKIINIHPSLLPAFGGKGMYGINVHRSVLEYGMKVTGATVHFVDAVPDGGPIILQKAIYVREDDTPETLQKRVLEEVEWKIYPLAIKLLCEDKIEVAGRKVIIKDKEILKKVGIEI, from the coding sequence ATGAAAAAATTAGCTGTATTTGTTTCAGGTTCAGGTTCTAATCTTCAGGCAATCATTGACCAGATTAAAATTGGAGAGATACCAGCTACTATCTCATGTGTCATATCCAACAAAAAAGATGCATATGCACTTGAAAGGGCAAGAAAAAACGGTATTCAAGCAATTTATATATCCAGGAGAGATTTTCCTTCTTCTTTGGAGTATGAAAAATATTTGGTAAAGTTACTTAAATGTCAAAAAATTGATTACGTCATTTTAGCAGGTTTCCTTTATATATTTTCAGAGTATTTTGTGGAAGAATTTAAAAACAAAATTATAAACATTCATCCATCCTTGCTTCCAGCATTTGGTGGCAAAGGTATGTATGGTATAAACGTTCACAGAAGTGTATTAGAATATGGAATGAAGGTGACAGGTGCAACAGTCCACTTTGTTGATGCAGTACCAGACGGTGGTCCAATAATCTTGCAAAAAGCTATATATGTAAGGGAAGACGATACTCCTGAGACTCTTCAAAAGAGGGTACTTGAAGAGGTTGAATGGAAGATATATCCTTTAGCTATAAAGCTTCTTTGTGAAGATAAGATAGAAGTTGCAGGCAGAAAAGTTATCATAAAAGATAAGGAAATCTTAAAAAAGGTGGGAATTGAAATATGA
- the purH gene encoding bifunctional phosphoribosylaminoimidazolecarboxamide formyltransferase/IMP cyclohydrolase, whose product MNKRAIISVYDKNGIVEFAKKLKEFGYDIISTGGTMKYLTENGIEVINISDVTRFPEILDGRVKTLHPNIHAGILAMKDNKEHLETLKALDILPIDMVVVNLYPFKETIFKKDVTLDYVIENIDIGGPTMIRAAAKNFKYTTVIVDPEDYDIVAMEIEKNGEVSYETRFYLATKVFEYTSYYDSMIFNYFKHVRKDQSFSKHFTVPLELLQNLRYGENPHQKACFYKISLPFIETSNIVNCTQLHGKELSYNNILDSDSAIELLKEFDEPTCVAIKHNNPCAVASAENINEAYKKVYESDPISIFGGIVAFNRKVDKNVAEQLKKIFLEIVIAPEFDEDALSILCSKKDLRVLKLASLEKTDTFYDIKSVNGGALVQEKDRMLLVDQLQVVTERKPSEKELEDLIFAWKVVKHVKSNAIVVAKDKMTLGIGMGQTNRIWAVEHAISRSRFDLKGAVLASDAFFPFSDSVEAAGKAGISAIIQPGGSIRDKDSIEMANRFNIAMVFTGMRHFRH is encoded by the coding sequence ATGAACAAGAGGGCAATTATAAGTGTTTACGATAAAAACGGTATAGTGGAATTTGCAAAAAAGCTAAAAGAGTTTGGATATGACATTATCTCTACAGGCGGTACTATGAAGTATTTGACCGAAAATGGGATTGAGGTTATAAATATCTCTGATGTCACCCGTTTTCCAGAGATTTTGGATGGCAGAGTAAAGACTCTTCACCCAAATATTCACGCAGGAATTCTTGCAATGAAGGATAACAAAGAACATTTAGAAACTTTAAAGGCACTGGATATTCTGCCAATTGACATGGTTGTTGTTAACCTTTATCCGTTTAAAGAGACTATTTTCAAGAAAGATGTTACGCTTGATTACGTTATAGAAAATATAGATATAGGCGGGCCAACCATGATTCGAGCTGCTGCAAAAAATTTTAAATACACAACAGTTATAGTTGACCCTGAAGATTATGATATAGTAGCAATGGAAATAGAAAAAAACGGAGAAGTTTCTTATGAGACAAGATTTTATCTTGCCACAAAAGTTTTTGAATACACCTCTTATTATGATTCAATGATTTTTAACTATTTCAAACATGTAAGAAAAGACCAATCGTTTTCGAAGCATTTTACAGTTCCACTTGAACTTTTACAGAACTTAAGATATGGAGAAAATCCTCACCAGAAGGCATGTTTTTATAAGATATCGTTACCGTTCATCGAAACCTCTAATATTGTGAATTGTACACAGCTTCATGGTAAAGAACTTTCGTATAACAATATCCTTGACAGTGACAGTGCTATAGAACTTTTGAAGGAATTTGATGAACCCACATGTGTTGCTATAAAGCACAACAATCCATGTGCGGTGGCGTCAGCAGAGAATATTAATGAGGCTTACAAAAAGGTATATGAAAGTGACCCGATATCAATATTTGGCGGGATTGTTGCTTTCAACAGAAAGGTTGACAAAAATGTAGCAGAACAGCTCAAAAAGATATTTCTTGAAATTGTAATTGCTCCGGAATTTGACGAGGATGCTCTTTCCATTTTGTGTTCTAAAAAAGATTTGAGAGTTTTAAAATTAGCATCCTTAGAAAAGACTGATACTTTCTACGATATAAAATCTGTAAACGGCGGTGCTTTAGTACAAGAAAAGGATAGAATGCTTCTTGTAGACCAACTTCAGGTTGTCACGGAAAGAAAACCTTCAGAAAAGGAATTGGAAGATTTAATCTTTGCCTGGAAGGTTGTAAAACATGTGAAGTCAAATGCTATAGTTGTAGCAAAGGATAAAATGACCCTGGGTATTGGAATGGGTCAGACAAATAGAATATGGGCTGTTGAACATGCAATTTCAAGGTCACGATTTGATTTAAAAGGAGCAGTGCTTGCATCAGATGCATTTTTCCCATTTTCAGACAGTGTCGAGGCTGCGGGCAAAGCAGGAATTAGTGCTATTATTCAGCCAGGTGGTTCTATCCGCGACAAGGATTCAATTGAGATGGCAAACAGGTTCAATATAGCTATGGTATTCACAGGAATGAGACATTTTAGGCATTAA
- the purD gene encoding phosphoribosylamine--glycine ligase: protein MRVLIVGNGGREHAIAWKIYNEGYKELFCVPGNAGISEIAQCADIKVNEFEKIRDFCMEKGIDFVVIGPDNPLADGIVDYLESFGIKTFGPTKDAAMIESSKAFAKDLMKKYGIKTARYEVFTNIEDAVGFVNQTSQYPVVIKADGLALGKGVIIANNQQEAIDALNLIMREKVFGAAGDKVIIEDYLLGEEVSVFVVSDGKDIVPLTTARDHKKAFDGDKGPNTGGMGAFSPSKLVNKAIFEDILENIMLRAVYGMRKEGRPFKGVLYGGLILTEEGPKVLEFNARFGDPEAQAILPLMKSELMEIMVKAREGNLRGMDVKFEQEYSLCVVLASKGYPDKYEIGFEISGFESLDEKTILFHANTKKEGGKIKTAGGRVLNVVRREKTLKEAKEKVYEEVKKIHFENMFYRTDIGDKEIE, encoded by the coding sequence ATGAGAGTGCTAATTGTAGGAAATGGTGGACGTGAACATGCTATTGCATGGAAGATATACAATGAAGGTTATAAAGAGTTGTTCTGCGTTCCAGGCAATGCAGGGATAAGCGAAATAGCACAGTGTGCTGATATTAAAGTAAATGAGTTTGAAAAAATAAGAGACTTTTGTATGGAGAAAGGAATAGATTTTGTAGTTATTGGTCCTGACAATCCACTGGCTGACGGGATTGTTGATTATCTTGAATCTTTTGGTATAAAGACGTTTGGACCTACAAAAGATGCTGCGATGATAGAAAGCAGTAAAGCTTTTGCAAAGGATTTGATGAAGAAATATGGAATTAAAACTGCAAGATATGAGGTGTTTACCAATATTGAAGATGCCGTAGGATTTGTAAATCAGACATCACAATATCCGGTTGTTATAAAGGCAGATGGTCTTGCTCTTGGCAAGGGTGTGATTATTGCAAATAACCAGCAAGAGGCAATTGATGCCTTGAATCTTATTATGAGAGAAAAAGTTTTTGGAGCTGCAGGCGACAAAGTGATTATCGAAGATTATCTTTTGGGCGAGGAAGTTTCAGTGTTTGTTGTTTCTGATGGCAAAGATATTGTTCCTCTTACAACAGCAAGAGACCACAAAAAGGCATTTGATGGTGATAAGGGACCAAATACAGGTGGAATGGGTGCTTTTTCACCATCTAAACTTGTCAATAAAGCTATTTTTGAGGATATATTAGAAAACATAATGCTCAGAGCAGTGTATGGCATGCGAAAGGAAGGGCGACCTTTCAAAGGAGTACTATATGGGGGGCTTATCCTGACAGAAGAGGGTCCAAAGGTTTTAGAATTTAATGCACGTTTCGGAGACCCTGAAGCACAAGCAATTTTGCCACTTATGAAAAGCGAACTTATGGAAATAATGGTAAAGGCGAGAGAAGGAAATTTAAGGGGTATGGATGTAAAGTTTGAACAAGAGTATTCTTTGTGTGTTGTGCTTGCATCAAAAGGATATCCAGACAAATATGAGATTGGCTTTGAAATTAGTGGGTTTGAAAGTCTTGATGAAAAGACCATATTGTTCCATGCAAATACGAAAAAGGAAGGCGGTAAGATAAAAACTGCTGGTGGAAGGGTGTTGAATGTAGTAAGAAGAGAAAAGACGCTAAAAGAAGCGAAAGAGAAGGTATATGAAGAGGTCAAAAAAATTCATTTTGAGAATATGTTCTATCGAACTGATATAGGTGATAAGGAGATTGAATAA